A window from Nitrospirota bacterium encodes these proteins:
- the ubiA gene encoding 4-hydroxybenzoate octaprenyltransferase translates to MNPFLKKIGAYLRLMRVDRPIGTVLVLMPTLWSLWIASQGRPSLLLVVIFTLGSFLMRSAGCVINDIADRNFDPYVTRTRERPIASGEITVKEGLVLFLVLAALSFLLILPLNRLTILLAFAGLFLAIGYPFTKRFISFPQFILGMSFGWGVILAWAAVKNKIELPAILLFIANIFWSLAYDTIYALMDREDDIKIGVKSTAILFGDRVWLATAFFLFCVLFFLGWTGWVAGLHFIYFSMIILMGFAFFIQTLTLKRNPSSDILFRLFKNHGLFGFLIFIGIVTDYFFY, encoded by the coding sequence ATGAATCCCTTTTTAAAAAAGATTGGGGCATACCTTCGGTTAATGAGGGTTGACCGCCCGATTGGCACGGTTTTAGTCTTAATGCCGACGCTTTGGTCACTTTGGATCGCCAGTCAAGGACGCCCCTCTCTGTTACTGGTCGTCATTTTTACGCTGGGCAGTTTTTTGATGCGAAGCGCGGGATGCGTCATCAACGATATCGCGGACAGGAATTTCGATCCTTATGTGACGAGGACCAGGGAACGTCCGATTGCCTCTGGCGAAATCACTGTTAAAGAAGGCCTTGTTTTGTTTCTGGTTCTCGCGGCCCTCTCTTTCTTGCTGATCCTCCCGCTCAATCGCCTGACTATTTTACTTGCCTTTGCCGGCCTCTTTTTGGCCATCGGCTATCCATTCACAAAAAGGTTTATTTCATTTCCTCAATTTATTTTGGGAATGAGTTTTGGATGGGGTGTGATTCTCGCCTGGGCCGCCGTAAAGAATAAAATAGAACTTCCGGCGATATTGCTTTTTATCGCCAATATCTTCTGGTCGCTGGCTTACGATACGATCTACGCTTTAATGGACCGGGAAGATGATATCAAAATCGGAGTCAAATCGACCGCGATTCTTTTTGGGGATCGCGTGTGGCTTGCCACCGCTTTTTTTCTATTCTGCGTTTTATTTTTTTTGGGATGGACAGGATGGGTCGCCGGGCTTCACTTCATCTATTTTTCGATGATCATCTTAATGGGTTTTGCTTTCTTTATACAGACGCTAACGTTAAAGAGAAATCCATCTTCAGACATTCTCTTCCGCCTCTTTAAAAATCATGGTCTTTTTGGATTTCTTATTTTCATCGGAATCGTTACCGACTATTTCTTTTATTAA